A part of Miscanthus floridulus cultivar M001 chromosome 6, ASM1932011v1, whole genome shotgun sequence genomic DNA contains:
- the LOC136457017 gene encoding calcium-dependent mitochondrial ATP-magnesium/phosphate carrier protein 3-like: MGCGGPARAAGPAAATMEHVLLALRETEAEREARIRGVFGFFDAAGRGHLDHAQIVAGLVALRVPEGTTGGAGTEDYARALLQACDRDCDGRVGYDDFRRYMDDKELELYRIFQAIDVEHNGCILPEELWHAVVKAGHGVIYVML, encoded by the coding sequence ATGGGGTGCGGCGGCCCAGCGCGCGCggcggggccggcggcggcgacgatggAGCACGTGCTGCTGGCGTTGCGGGAGACGGAGGCGGAGCGGGAGGCGCGGATCCGCGGCGTCTTCGGCTTCTTCGACGCCGCGGGGCGGGGCCACCTCGACCACGCGCAGATCGTGGCCGGCCTCGTCGCGCTGCGCGTCCCCGAGGGGACGACCGGCGGCGCGGGCACCGAGGACTACGCGCGCGCGCTGCTCCAGGCCTGCGACCGCGACTGCGACGGCCGCGTCGGCTATGACGACTTCCGGAGGTACATGGACGACAAGGAGCTCGAGCTCTACCGCATCTTCCAGGCCATCGATGTCGAGCACAACGGATGTATCCTGCCCGAGGAGCTCTGGCACGCGGTCGTCAAGGCTG